gaatcctccagctggttaggcgtcgcgttctgagcattcaagagtcattgtggatcgccggtgaacgaagtctgtgaaggtttggaagtctaccttgaagacttatgagagtgattgggcgaggactgggtgtccttagctcaaggggaataaggtgaagacacggtcttctgagttgaatctcagcctccctaaccagacgtacagttgtcacaacaactggaactggtcgaACAAATTCCTGTCTTCAccaagcgactggttctatcgtctccctctctttatttacagtttgtcttcgtgaagtcattgcctgcttgcattacCTGTTTAACTTCACTGTGTGTCTTCTATTGCtatttggcttcatactatcttccatcccgatctttactacctagctgctattagtcttcgtgctttcacttctttgaatacttgactatggcttgcttggTGTAGTCtgccttccgctgcatatcaataggctcatttctattgtttgtctttgaaactctcatgttttgaatactttcataaaaatcgcctattcaccccctctagtcgataactagcactttcagaagtaggtcggcggagctgcgaggggcctacgagggtgggggcgcgcccagggggcaggcgcgcctccctgcctcgtggcctcctcgcttctttcttgacgtccactccaagtcccctggatcacgtttgttccggaaataactcccccgaaggtttcattctgtttggattccgtttgatattccttttctgcgaaacactgaaataggcaaaaaaacaacaatttgcactgggcctttggttagtaggttagtcccaaaaataatataaaagtgtataataaagcccattaaacatccaaaacagataatataatagcatggaacaataaaaaattatagatacgttggagacgtatcagtctcccacaagcttgggggaggctttgcaagttacttaatgctttgcctgatcatcctcttaagaaaaatgaaatacttgatatcttctataatggactaactgatgcttctagggacttcctagatagttgtgctgattgtgttttcagggaacgaactgttggacaagctgaagaattattgaataacatattgaaaaatcatgatgattggactcttcctgaaccaccgcttaaacccactccaaagaagaggggtatattatatcttagtcctgaagatatgcaagtggcaaagaaatctatgaaggaaaaaggtattaaagctgaggatgttaaaaatattacctcctattgaagaaatacatgggcttaatgcaccaccacttcctaaggtggtagaggtaaattctttaatgaaattcaatgataatgataatcctcacaatatgcaccctagccaatgcctttatgtttggaaactacattagaaagcaagatcacttcaatacaaatgttatgaaacaactgaaatacaattctgatatgattgctcgcttgagtgacttgttatttagaatctcaaatgatgttagaggtgttggaaaacatgcttctatggtacaaacccagtcagaacaagttgctaaatctcaaagagagttgcttgatgaaatgaataataatatacatgactttgttgttagagttacaactagaggaggtaaaatgactcaggaaccactttatcctgagggacacccaaaaagaattgaacaagattcacaaagaaacaacaccactgcacctagtccttctaaaaagaagaagaaaaagaaaaatgataggattttgcatgcttctagtgaacctgaagtagaaaaacctcctgataatggtaatgatgtttctatttctgatgctgaaactcaatctggtaatgaacattcacctagtgataatgaaaaagataatgctgatgttcatgaagatactcaacctaacaatgaaaaagaaccagataatgatgttgaaatagaaccaccagttgatcttgataacccacaacccaagaatacacgatatgataaaagagacttcattgctagaaaacacggtaaagaaagagaaccgtgagttcaaaaacccatgccttttccacctaagtcaactaaaaggaaagatgatgaagaatttgaacgctttgctgaaatgctgaggccagtctttttgcatactcgcttgactgatatcttgaaaatgcctccttatgcaaagtacatgaaagacatcattaCCAATAAGAGAAACGGAAAACGGAGAGAACTGGGAGACCCGAGCgaatgcaagttttgaaaacatgcagatgaaatgcacatgatgccatggcaaagtgcaacacgcaagcaaatgacatggcaacgacggcgaataaccGGAAGACATCTGGCGCATCAGTCTCGGGGCATTACAGTGGGGGACGCGGGCTGCTGccggggcgcgggtggcggcggggcgccgcgAGAGGTGCCGGCGGCGAAGGCGTGGTGCTGCACACGCTTCTTCACCCCTTCATCTGACGCTCCTCCAACCGCAAGTACGCCACAAACTTGGGGAAGGAGGGCTCCGACATCAAGGTGAGGTTGGAGGCGGCGTTGCCGAAGTCCTCGTTGAGGCCGGCGGTGAGCATGCCGAGGAGGAGGTCGTCATCAACCTTGGCGTCGATGTCACGGAGTTCATCCGCCAACGTCTTCAGGCGGTGGCAGTAGTCATCGATAGACTATTCATCCTGATGACAGTCAAAAAAATTCCTGCTGCAGAAAAACGTGGCGCTGAAGCTTGTTGTTGGTGAAGAGGCCGTTGAGCTTGACCCACACGGCGCTGGCGTCATCACCATCGCTCACAACCGTGTGAAACATGTCCTTGGAGATGGTGTTGAAGAACCACCGGATGAGCGTGGGTCGATCGCGGTCCATTCGGAGTCGCCCACCATGGCGCGGGAGTTGACGGTGCCGTCAACATGATCCATGAGATTGTTCTCGCGGAAGAGCAGTGAAAAGTACATCTTCCACGCGAAGTACGTGGAGTCGGTGGCATCGAGGACGTCGGGGACACGTTCGTGGATGTTGATGTCGCGGATGTCAGCGGGGTCCGGCCCGACGAAGGGGTTGGAGTAGGTGGAGGCGTTGGACGACATGGCGGCAGCGCAGGAggagcggcgcggcggaggaggggAGTCGCgacgcggggaggagggagcggcggcggcggctagggtaggcGGCGGAAGCATTTAGGAGAGGATCGGGACGGTATCTAATACCATGTAGAATTGATTGTGTGCATCGATGATTCTCATTGATCATGCACTACGCACATATATAGGTACAAGGGTTGTGAAATCTCAACCGTACAGCTATACAGGGAAAGGATAAGGAGATATCGCTAAGCTAGAAAGTAAATATttcctccgtctaggtgtgtaagtcatcttacgttgtgcacCGCAACCAAGGTGGAGAGaaaaacgagaaaacttaatgtctttttgctaattaataacattgcatgcaatgaactaaccactgcatgtcatgtttgatagtctcaagtcataGAAAGCATGCACGgtccacatctcttattggttgatatgtcacaaaacaagaaacgaagagggagttaatgtaccgtgcctaagtgttttgggattatttggttttcgtaaggtgacttacacatcTAAACGTAGGGAGTATAAAAGATTCTAGCTGCCAACCGCTAAGCTAGAAAgtaaatactccctctgttcctaaatatttgtctttttagagacttcaaatggactaccacatacggatgtatgtagacatattttaaagtatagattcacttattttgttccgtatgtagtcatttgttgaaatatGTAGAAAGACAAACATTTAGGAACGGAAGAAGTACAAGAGATTCTAGCCGCTAGATATACATGCAAGGACAGCCGTGCTCAACAGATGTAATTAAAAGGGGACGTTTGTAAAAAACACTTGTTGGAAAACCGCCGCGGCGCCGAGCCGAACCTTCTTCTTGGACCCAGCAGGCCtccacgccccctcccccctcttcTCCCCTCTAGGCTGTCTGCGCGCCAGCGCCACCACCGCACCATGcgcttcctcgccgccgccgccgccgccgccgcgctcaaACCCTAAACCCTCCACCGAAACCAATGGCGTCCCTCCTCTGCTCCCCCGCCTCAAAATCGCTCTCCGTCACCACCTCCACACTCTTCCTCTCCTCGCTCGCGTCGCTCACCCCCGCCCACACCCACCCCctctccgcctccgccgccacccCGCCCGTCCCGGCCTCCGTGCCACCCACCGGCCTCATCCCCAACTCCCGCTTCCTCGTCGACGCCTTCCGCCACGCCGGCGACTTCTCCGTCGCCTACTTCCTCTCCCACTTCCACTCCGACCACTACGCCGGCCTCGGGCCCTCCTGGCGCCGTGGCCTCGTTTTCTGCACCGCTCCCACCGCCCGCCTCCTCGCCTCCGTGCTCTCTGTGCCGCCGGAGCTCATCGTCTCCATTGACATTGACGTCCGCATCACCGTTGATGGCTGGAGCGTTGTTGCCGTCGATGCCAACCACTGTCCTGGGGCCGTCCAGTTCCTCTTCACCTCCCCTGGACCAAACCCGGAGAGGTATGTGCACACCGGCGACTTCCGATACACGCACTCCATGAGAAGCAACCCTAATCTGCTGGAATTCGTCGGTGCTGATGCGTTATTCCTGGACACCACATACTGTAACCCCAAATTTACATTTCCTTCTCAAGAGGAGTCACTGGAGTATGTTGTCAACACGATAAAGCAGGTGAAGGAGGAGAGTGGGGCGGCTGGAGAGCGCGTCTTGTGTTTGATCGCTACTTATGTTGTGGGCAAAGAGAGGATTCTGCTGGAGGTTGCAAGGCGCTGCCGGTGCATGATTCATGTGGATAGTAGGAAGATGGAGATTTTGACAGTATTGGGGtttggtggggagaagggagTTTTTACTGAAGACGCTTCAGCAACAGATGTGCATGTCATAGGGTGGAATATTTTGGGGGAGACATGGCCCTATTTTCGGCCGAATTTTGTGAAAATGAAGGAGATCATGGTGGAGAGAGGGTACACCAAGGCAGTTGGGTTTGTACCAACCGGATGGATGTACGAGACCAAGAAGGAAGGGTTCGCAGTTAGAGTGAAGGATTCACTCAAGATACATCTTGTACCTTATAGTGAGCACTCGAGCTATGATGAGCTGCGGGACTATGTGAAGTTCTTGCACCCAAAACGGGTAATTCCCACTGTGGGAGTAGATGGTGGGAAGCTTGATGGTAAGGAGGCAATTGCTTTACAGAAACATTTTGTTGGATTGGTGGATGAGACAGCAAACAAACACGAGTTCCTGATGGCATTCAATCGAAGATCGGCACATGCTTCTCTTAGCCATGAGGATGTGTTGGCTAAATGCTGTAGAGAACAAGATGGGGAGGAGTTTGCTTTACCAGAAAACAATTCTGTTTCTGAACTACCAGACAATTCGGAGATTAAGATTACAGAAGGAATGAAGAAAGAACTGTCAGATTTCCTACCCTCATGGGTCAACCAGGACCAGATTCAGGGCCTGTTGATGAGCTCAGGTGGTGATGTTGTTCAATCAGCATCTGCCTTCTTTGAGCGGGAAAGAGATTTCTTTGAAGAAGCAAATGTTTCTAATAATGAAAAGCCTAAGTCAGTGGAAATTCGTACTTCTGATCATGGATCTTCTGCTGACACAAGTAGTCAGCAGGAAGTTCCTTCGTTTTCACAGAAGCCCATGGAGCATTCTGCCAAGCTGGTAAACTTGACTCCTGTGAGAATGAACTCGAATCAAACTAAGAAGGAAAGAAAGAGGGGTTCTAGTACTGTAAACAAGtcaaaaaagaaaggaaaatcAACTGCCTCAACAGAAGCTGGTGGACGCAAGCAACCCACAATCACAAACTATTTTGGTAGAGCACCGGCAGCTGCTTCTAAAAGTGAGTCAGCCAATAAAGTAACAGTTGATCCACATCAAAACAATGGGGAGAATAACAACCAGTCAATGGACATTGTGGAATCACACAAGCAGGGAGTAGACCAGCTTCTTCAGATTGTAGATGGCAGCATGTCCAGAGAATCTGCAATTTCCTTGCTTGAGAAGACAAAAGGAGATGTGAATGTAGCAGTTGACATGTTTTACAGTAAAATCCAAAACAATAATGTACCTGACAGTGACAAGAGTATTGTGCCGCAGAATACACAAAATGAGATGATAGATAAATATGATAACACAAACATGGTCCACAACTCTTCTCAGGCTACTCCAAAGATGCAAAACTTGTATGTACAAACTTCTGTAGCACAAGCAGATTCGATGAATATATCATTGCCAGTTGAAAAGTATCTGCCGATTGAGCATGGTTAGCTACTAGCCGCTGAGAGTTTTTATCACCTTGCTTTGTAGTGAGTCATGCCATGTATGTCCACTTCTGCAGCTTGCTGGACAGCAGGACACCCTGCGCCATACTTGCATTTAGCTCGCACTTTTGATCTTGTAGAAAGAGAAAAAGGGAAGATCAAAACTACTGCCATGCTTTGCAACATGTTCAGGAGGTTTTCCAATGTTTATCACTTTATAGTTTACCTATCCATGTTGCTGTTGATCATCCACTGAAATGTTCACCATTTTAATTTCTTATTACCTTTCAATGCAGTTTGCTTGCCTTATCACCTGATGATGTGCTACCTGCTGTTTATCTATGTACTAACAAAATTTCTCCAGACCATGAAAATATGGTAACTACAGTAATTACCGTACTTCGCACTTTCCCCATATCTACTGTTGGTTGCTTCCTTTTAACATCTCAGTTGAAACATTGGAAATTTATACCGAACAAACTCTATATGAATAAAGATAAGTTGATTGTCAAACTTAAGTTATGGAGTATCGACAAATCTTTTTCTTGTCAAATGCTTTCTTTCAAACCCCTCATTTACTGTTTAAATATACATTTTTATCCTATTCTAGCATGAGTAAAATACACTAGAGGTCATAAAAGTATTCCAAGTGTGTCAAGTAGGTCCTAAAAGTTTGAAATCGTTCACCGTGGGTCCTAAATGTGTGTAAGTCGTTCACCGCGGGTCCTAAAAGTATTCCAAGTGTGTCAAATAGGTCCTAAAAGTCGCGGGTAAAATACACATATAGGACCCACGGTGAACGATTTCAAACTTTTAGGACCTACTTGACACACTTAGAATACTTTTAGGATCTCCAGTGTATTTTACTCTTCTAGCATTGTACTTTAGTCTTCCCTTCCAtgttcaattttttttttgaaatgctTTCATTATGCCTAGTCAATTTTCATGACACACCAACACACTAACTCCATTCCTGTTAATGAAGCTAGGAACTAAACATTGGCGGCAGTCTAGTTATATCTGCTATGGAGGAGTCGCTAGGAACGAGCAAATCTAAAATACACGAGATGTACAAAACTTACGGTGATCTTGGTAAGGCTAAAAGTTAAAAGTAGCAATATTATTGTTTCATATTATTAGTTTGGAGGAAATGGCCTACCGCATGGTCTCATGGCTGTGTCGTTGCGTATCAATCCATTTGACTGGCTTTTGAGAAGCTCCAACATCAGTCTGTAGCTTCATGCACGAGTTATTATTCGTTACTCCCTTTGCTTGGAAATGTAAGGTGTATTTTGTTTGGTTAATACAAGACAGTGACCAACAACTACAGAGTACTCTATTAATATTTGGTTTATGTGATACAAAATCACAATCATAATACTTCTGAATACAAATCTATTGGCACTGAATTTATGCCATGTAATATTACATATCAATTGATTTTGTTGTTGGTCAATCTCTTGTCTTAACCGACAAAATATTCCTTATATTTCCGGACGAAGAGAGTAACTACTTTTGGGATGATATTAACTCCTATTATTTGTTATCTATGTTACGCCATTTGTTCTATGGATATAAGCTATTTAATGTTCCAAATACAGTTTTCTTTATTACAGTATATTGTATCAACAGCAGTTGTTGTGTAATTTGTAGGTGATGTTGCCCAAGAATGCCGTCAGAATCAAACACTACTTGCTCCTCCTCGTCCACTCTCAGTTCGGGATGTATATTCTACACTACGAAAGCTAAGGTCTTATTTACAAAAAAAGATATCTTCGTTTGATGTTCATTTTACCTTTATATATCTATTTTACCATAATGATTGGTCAATCGTCCACCTTTCTTTCTACTCAATATTACATGCTACAACAGTTCTTCCCTGAGTATTTTTCGTTCTTGCAACACATACAATTCTTTCCTGGCTGACTAACGACTTGGGTGCCACCTCATCATCTAGGCGCAAGTTGTAGTCATAATGGATAAGGTAGGTCAAGTCAACATTCAAGTTAGTAACTCGAGAGTTGAGTCTCACTTTGTTAAACTAAGATGTTTGGCTTCTTTCATAACCAAGACTTAGGCTTCTATCCAGTCTGTCACCTGCTCAACCAAAGTTGATAAGTATTCCAGTAACTTGCATGAACCAGCCCCGACTCCCTAATCAGTAATCACTGAGTGAATAGGCTGTTGCAGTGCTATAGAGTGGTTTGGGTCTAGCTACTGTGATGGGACTTGCAGCCATTCTAACCATAATGGTATTATCTTGCAAAGAAAAATATTATATGGTAGATGAAATTTTATTTGCTTGAGAATTCTGAAAAAAAGAACATGTCAAAGTGGTAATTATTCTTGGTTTAAAGGCCATATAGGTCTAGATTTTAGAGCCACTAGGATACTCATATCTGCTACCGTATCTCAAAGCTGTTGACTATTGTTTGCGTTCTTCAGTATTGTGGAACAACGATACAGAGTAAAATTATTCACCTGCATCTCTAATCAGTGGCGGAGTCAGGAAAAACCAGGAGCCGGGGTGGGCTGCAAGCTAACTAGAAAGACAGAACAGAAAATAATACAGAGTAAAACTGTCCACCTGCATCTCTAGTCAGTGGTGGAGCCAGGAAAAACTAGGAGCCGGGGCGTGCTGCAAGCTAACTAGAAAGACAGAAAATCGTAACCGGATATTTGGATACATTATGCAACTATAAGTCAAACAACCAGTACTGTATTTTCCATACATATAATTTCAATAAAACCTGAAATTAAATATGACAACTAATAGTTGAATAAACAATAGTACTTACGAATAAAATACTAGGTATCCAAATGCCCGATGAAGCACCAAAAAATAAGACCCACCAAACTAAAAAGTAAGAACTAGCAATTCATAGTGGAGGTGTAAAAACTTATTCACAATAATTTTCGTTACGAAGAAAGTTCTCTGACACCGGCAATAGTAAAGCTAATTCAAGATGAACAACATTAGGGTCTTGTTCTCATGCCGGTGTCAGAGTTCCGGCTGCACAACATTTGCATTCACAATACTTGCTCTAGGAACCAAAAATCTCCTCATATCAATCTTTTTAATAACATAAGATTGAAATTCGGTGATTTAGAATGATTGAACTAACTAACAATGGTTAGGCTAGAGGAGTCGAGAAGAAGTAATACTGACGTGGAGTGAGATTGATTTTTCTTTAATGAACCTTCTCAAAACGTTGGAATCCCCAATTTTCTATATCCGTGCAAATTACAAAGACATATTAAAATCCCCAAATTCAAGGCATGAATTATGATTCCACAaatttgtgtgtgtgtgcgcgcgcgcgtccACTATATAAAATCTCCAAATCCAGTTAACCTGAACTTACCTCACCTAATCAGTCGTCGGCACGAATGGCTCATGGCTGGAAGGAGGCGCTGTCAGGTGTCAACTGTCGTCTTTCCTGCTAGGAGGAGCTGCGCCAACGCTGACAAATCATCGGCAGCGTTCTTCGTCTGCAACTATCGAACCGTGGCGGCCAGTCAAACTGCTCGAGGGAGGAGGCGTGAGCAGGCTGCGTTAATTTGTGCGGGCATATTGTAATTTTTTTTAGGGAATGCGGGCGTATTGTTTTGTAACCAGTCCTCCTACCTCCTCCCTCGACCAGCCATGAGCCTAGGGGAAACCGTATAGGTTAATTAGATGGGCTTAGATGACCAAGATGGCCCAAGAATAATTTGCCCGGGCAAACGATGGTAGCTTTAGCTAATAATTACATGATGTTACAGCTATGATTGAAGGAACAGCTCGCAGGTGAGCCCGGGCAGCTGTCCCGGCTCGCCGGGTATTGCCTCCACCACTGTCTCTAATAGAATCCAGGAATCTTTCCATACATACACAATATCTTAATTACCCACGGGTTGCTATACATAGATGGCTAAGGTTAAACCTGAGCTACTTTTAATCCGGATTATAATTCCTTTTTTATGGTTAGTACCATATCTGTCGTCTGTTTACAATACAATTTTTGATGATTATACTATCAAGTATCAACCCTATCAATTATTAACATGACGTGCATGTCATATCGCATGAGAACCGTCTTGTCAAAGTTCCATAGGCACTTTGTATCCTAGCAACTGATGGTAAATAACCGGCCACTGTAGATTGCATTATTTTCTGTTCAGTTTTGGTCTCACACTTCGTTTTTTTTATGTAGTAATAAGCAAATAGTTAAATCTTTGAATATTCTGGCTTTATTTCATGCAATAATCTCACTGTTTTCTTTTAAGATAAATAGATAATAAAATTTAATAATAATCATACTTCGCATGATATCATTTATTGCTACAGGGAAATGATAATCTGTTTAATTTCGTCAGTTTTTATTTTCATTTTAGTGCAATATCAGGTGGTGGGAGTGCTGGGAGGAGAAAAATTCTTGTGTTGCATCTTATTCGGTCTTGCAGAGAAATGGAAATGAAATTTCTTGTTAGAACGCTGGTGAGGCATCCTTCCTTTATGCTTGTAAATTTTCTATTTTGCGCCTGAGGCTGTATTGCATAGAATAACTGCAGATTATACTTCGGTTTTGTGGTTTTGGTCTTCTGTGCTTACTTACCTTCTAATTCATCCTTCTCACACGATGGACAGCTTCCATCCATTCCCACACTTGTTAAATCCTAGTATACAAATGCTATATTAGCAAAAGAAAGCCTCAGTTTCAGTATCTAATTCATTATGTATTTGTTCTCATTATCTTTGTTCATGCTTCCAAGTCTTTGTGAACCTATCTGAATTAGTATGGCAATAACTAATCAATCTTGGATTTTCCTATGTCTACCCTCCTCCCTTTCGTGTGTGTGGGTGTGTTTTACCAACAGGTCCGTAACTTGCGTATTGGCGCTATGATGAAGACAATCTTACCCGCTCTTGCACATGCCGTTGTTCTTCATGAAAAATGTTCAACAGGTCCTGTGGTATCCTTGGAGGGTGTAAAATCACAATTGCAGGTTTGTTTAACTAAGTCGAGCCTGTTCTTTTGTTCTGCAAATGATTTTGTTTGAGGGTTTGAGCTTTGCTCATATGGGGTGAGGTTGTAAAATCACAATTGCAGGTTTGTTTAACTAAGCCGAGCCTGTTCTTTTGTTCTGCAAATGATTTTGTTTGAGGGTTTGAGCTTTGCTCATATGGGGCATGGCTTGTCTCCAGGCCTATACTAGGGGGCAGGTGATTTTGAGGCCCCAGATTTGACTTGTGCTCTTGTTAGTACTACTTTTTTTTAATGTTAGATGTGACTGTCGCTTGCTAATATTCAGCACACAACCGTAGAACCATTACTCCAATCTCATACTTTCCTTCGACATTAGCTTGGTTATGGTAATATAAACTTCTTAGTCTCATACTAGGTACTTGAAAAGAGAACATAGCTACGCCACCAAGCATCTAACCATATACTATAATGCTCTAGATCATCACGTTTCTCAGGTCTCTATAGGAACCTTCCGGCAATTCTAGACATGTACTTGGAGGACACACACGCGTAGGTATGTGTgcttgtggtggtggtggagatgtgtgtgcatgcatgtgtctcCTTTTTGCAATCCTGAAAATACTGCAATATCTATTAATTAGAAGTAAATGAATGCGTCAGCACATTTTAAGCATCTGTCCCTCGATGAAGCCAATGCTACACGATATGTACATTACGTGTTGCAAGTGGCAAGAGAAAAAACCGGTCTATTTTGCTAAGTGCCCATGTTGAGTGTCTTAGGGAAAATTGTATTACTGTTGTCTGTCGTGATTTATTAGGAAAAATACTCGAGGCTTGACGCCAAATTATATATTACTGCTAGAATCTTAATTCTTACCACAGAGCGTGAAAATGGCACCTCCATTCTCTTATCGACTACAAAGATGCGAAAGTTTGACTTTTTTGTGTCCCTAACTATAAAAATATTTTGGTGAATTGGAGGAAACTTAATTTAATAGCTGGGCTCTAAATGtttctttttcttattcttaCGAGAACTTCTATACCCGTGGAGAAAACATGGATCTTCACTATCCACTTTCACACATCTTTACTATGTAATGATTTGATTTTTTACACTTTCTGAACCAAGAATTCTACCTTCCTCTTTGAGCAGAGCCTTTCAACTGAAGTTACTGAGGCATACAATGTCATTCCTAATATGGTGAGTAATCATTAATGAACTTATTTCATTTGATATGTGATGGTACAGGCTTTCGCATTTCCTAGCTATTGGTTACATCAATGTTAAATGTGCTGAGTATCTACTATCTAGCTTACATTGCTAGAAAACCTATATCCTTTCCAAAAGAGCTCTGGTGAGTTTGTCAAGAGAACAATTTTTAACCTTCATCATAGCCCATTAATATTGTAATAGAAAAATGATGTACAACTTGTAATATTAAATTCCCTTCATTTTATGACAGCCCTTTTAAATGGTAATTATGTGGTGTCTATAATATGAATGGCTATAAGTTAATCTATGTGCTTGTGGAAAATGGTGCAAGTGGTGGTTCAAAAGGCACTGATATGGGGACACGGAGACAAGGATACTTACACGGGGACATGGGATCAgcaagtgtgtgtgtgtgtgtgtgtgtgtgtgtgtgtataaaGACAAAATGATAACAACAGAGGATACTTAAGATTTGGAACACCATCCCTAAGTTCACCCGCTTCACTGTCAACGCTAGCATTGTTGTTGCTTCACTCCCAAATGCCATGCTCCCTGTGCTAATCAGCAACAAGTGAACAGCAGGTCTGCAATAGCAAATCGAGCAAGTCAGCAACAGTAACTAATTTAGGACAGCAGCAATGGCAGGCAATAGCAGCAGCAAATCAACAGCAATAAAGTAGCAACAGCAGCACAGTAGCATCAATAACAGGAATGACGGGGAAGAAAGAGGAGGGAGGGAAGAGATGAGGGCAGAGGGCGAGGTATGTTGCTCCGTCGCTCGAGCTTGCTTGCCAATGGAAGAAGAGCAGTAGCAGCCAGTACAGACGGTGGTGGCAATGAGTACAGGAGGCGGCGTGGTTGCTGGAGGCAGAGGCACAGACTAGCTCGCGGTCGATTTGGCGCTTGTCTGTTGCCTCCCCAGCATAGTTAGGGTTGTAATTGACTGGCATTGGGCTCCCGTATCCCCCTGTGTCCATACTGTATCCCTGCCGTATCACAGTGTTCTTTTTTAGATAAAAATAGATGGAGGATAGCCGTATCCGTGCTTTTTAGTCCAAAACAGGATGGTTCTTGCTTGAAGTGAGAGAAAGTTTACCTTTCGCCGTCATTTTTCTAAAGGAACTCCTGCTGGCACTATTTTCAGG
The Aegilops tauschii subsp. strangulata cultivar AL8/78 chromosome 3, Aet v6.0, whole genome shotgun sequence genome window above contains:
- the LOC109764751 gene encoding DNA ligase 6 isoform X2; translated protein: MASLLCSPASKSLSVTTSTLFLSSLASLTPAHTHPLSASAATPPVPASVPPTGLIPNSRFLVDAFRHAGDFSVAYFLSHFHSDHYAGLGPSWRRGLVFCTAPTARLLASVLSVPPELIVSIDIDVRITVDGWSVVAVDANHCPGAVQFLFTSPGPNPERYVHTGDFRYTHSMRSNPNLLEFVGADALFLDTTYCNPKFTFPSQEESLEYVVNTIKQVKEESGAAGERVLCLIATYVVGKERILLEVARRCRCMIHVDSRKMEILTVLGFGGEKGVFTEDASATDVHVIGWNILGETWPYFRPNFVKMKEIMVERGYTKAVGFVPTGWMYETKKEGFAVRVKDSLKIHLVPYSEHSSYDELRDYVKFLHPKRVIPTVGVDGGKLDGKEAIALQKHFVGLVDETANKHEFLMAFNRRSAHASLSHEDVLAKCCREQDGEEFALPENNSVSELPDNSEIKITEGMKKELSDFLPSWVNQDQIQGLLMSSGGDVVQSASAFFERERDFFEEANVSNNEKPKSVEIRTSDHGSSADTSSQQEVPSFSQKPMEHSAKLVNLTPVRMNSNQTKKERKRGSSTVNKSKKKGKSTASTEAGGRKQPTITNYFGRAPAAASKSESANKVTVDPHQNNGENNNQSMDIVESHKQGVDQLLQIVDGSMSRESAISLLEKTKGDVNVAVDMFYSKIQNNNVPDSDKSIVPQNTQNEMIDKYDNTNMVHNSSQATPKMQNFLLALSPDDVLPAVYLCTNKISPDHENMELNIGGSLVISAMEESLGTSKSKIHEMYKTYGDLGDVAQECRQNQTLLAPPRPLSVRDVYSTLRKLSAISGGGSAGRRKILVLHLIRSCREMEMKFLVRTLVRNLRIGAMMKTILPALAHAVVLHEKCSTGPVVSLEGVKSQLQSLSTEVTEAYNVIPNMDLLVPSLLCEGATFAASSLAMVPGTPIPPMLARITNGVTQALKLFHGRAFTCEYKYDGQRAQIHRLTDGSVQIFSRQMKDSTSRFPDLVNMIKELCNSEVASFILDAEVVGIDRNKGNRLMSFQELSSRERGSKNSSIAIQNIKVDICVFVFDIMFCNGQRLLDNPLRQRRSYIHDLFQEKPGYLELAQQLTVEEDEASIDNSSTLHRMSSFFEKACQSSCEGIMLKTLDIDAGYSASKRCDSWLKVKRDYVEGLGDSLDLVPIGAWYGNGRKAGWYSPFLMACYNPESEEFQSVCRVMSGFSDDFYKEMKEFYSGEKILPKKPVYYKTDEQPELWFTAEQVWEIRGADLTLSPVHHAAIGIVHPSRGISVRMPRHIRCVPDRSPEDCSTATDVASMFRAQTRKMEVSSDGPGASHQ